From Microbispora sp. ZYX-F-249, one genomic window encodes:
- a CDS encoding sensor histidine kinase, translated as MRRWLAALVAATTSLVLVSLLVPLALLVRSVARSEAVDSATRAAESVAVAVGTVDEETLRLTAEQASASSGHPVTVFLAGGRVLGAAAARTAAVDLAARGRSLSAAAPGGREILVAVEGAPGGTAVVRVFLGDDDLMRGVRQTWLALLILGVALVGVGILVADRLARAVVRPTKALAEVSHRLATGDLTARATPLGPPEVRTAGLALNHLAGRISDLLAEERETVADVSHRLRTPLTGLRLEAESLSDPEEAARIETRVDALERAVTAVINDVRRRSRERASCDAVPVVRDRVAFWSVLAEDQSRAVVLDLAPGPLPVAVSAEDLAACVDALLGNVFAHTPDGASFRVRLATGDLAPGGAGGEAGRVVLTVSDAGPGFGPGDPPRRGDSGAGSTGLGLDIARRVAQESGGFLALGESDPGGAEVRLVLGIA; from the coding sequence GTGAGGCGCTGGCTCGCGGCCCTCGTCGCGGCGACGACGTCACTCGTGCTCGTGTCGCTGCTCGTGCCGCTGGCGCTGCTGGTCCGTTCGGTGGCGCGGAGCGAGGCCGTCGACTCGGCGACCCGGGCCGCCGAGTCGGTCGCGGTGGCGGTGGGCACCGTGGACGAGGAGACGCTGCGGCTGACCGCGGAGCAGGCGAGCGCGTCGAGCGGCCACCCGGTGACGGTCTTCCTCGCCGGCGGCCGGGTGCTCGGAGCCGCCGCGGCCCGCACCGCCGCGGTGGACCTCGCGGCGCGGGGCCGCAGCCTGTCGGCGGCGGCGCCGGGCGGCCGGGAGATCCTGGTGGCGGTCGAGGGGGCGCCGGGCGGCACCGCCGTCGTCCGCGTCTTCCTCGGCGACGACGACCTGATGCGCGGCGTACGTCAGACGTGGCTCGCGCTGCTGATCCTCGGGGTCGCCCTGGTGGGGGTCGGCATCCTCGTCGCCGACAGGCTCGCCCGCGCGGTCGTCCGGCCCACCAAAGCGCTTGCCGAGGTCTCCCACCGCCTCGCCACCGGCGACCTGACCGCCAGGGCGACGCCACTCGGCCCGCCCGAGGTGCGTACGGCCGGCCTGGCCCTCAACCACCTGGCGGGACGCATCTCGGACCTGCTCGCCGAGGAGCGGGAGACCGTGGCGGACGTCTCCCACCGGCTGCGAACCCCCCTGACCGGCCTCAGGCTGGAGGCGGAGTCGCTGTCGGACCCCGAGGAGGCGGCGAGGATCGAGACGCGCGTGGACGCGCTGGAGCGCGCGGTCACCGCGGTGATCAACGACGTCCGGCGGCGCTCGCGGGAACGGGCCTCGTGCGACGCCGTCCCGGTCGTGCGCGACAGGGTCGCGTTCTGGTCGGTGCTCGCCGAAGACCAGTCCAGGGCGGTCGTGCTCGACCTGGCCCCCGGCCCGCTGCCGGTGGCGGTCTCCGCCGAGGACCTCGCCGCCTGCGTCGACGCCCTCCTGGGCAACGTCTTCGCGCACACCCCCGACGGCGCGTCGTTCCGCGTCCGCCTCGCCACCGGTGACCTCGCCCCGGGCGGGGCCGGCGGGGAGGCCGGGCGGGTGGTCCTCACGGTGTCGGACGCGGGTCCGGGCTTCGGCCCGGGCGACCCGCCGAGGCGGGGGGACAGCGGTGCCGGGTCGACCGGCCTCGGCCTCGACATCGCCCGTCGCGTGGCCCAGGAGTCGGGCGGCTTCCTGGCTCTCGGCGAGTCCGATCCGGGCGGTGCGGAGGTACGCCTGGTTTTAGGGATCGCTTAG
- a CDS encoding PepSY domain-containing protein gives MRKTTKIALAAATTLAALTAGGTASASVAAPASSASTVSTAGASASAPTTVSRSRAIAIAGKRVPGARVTKVEREWEHGRRVWKVELRKGHREYRVYVSVASGRIVKFRAGDDDRGHDDRGHHGRGHDDRGHHGRGHDD, from the coding sequence ATGAGAAAGACAACGAAGATCGCTCTCGCGGCCGCCACGACCCTCGCCGCCCTCACCGCCGGCGGAACCGCCTCCGCCTCCGTCGCGGCGCCGGCCTCCTCCGCCTCCACCGTTTCGACCGCCGGCGCCTCCGCCTCCGCCCCGACCACCGTGAGCCGGAGCCGGGCGATCGCGATCGCCGGGAAGCGGGTGCCCGGCGCCCGGGTCACCAAGGTGGAGCGCGAGTGGGAGCACGGCCGCCGCGTGTGGAAGGTCGAGCTCCGCAAGGGCCACCGGGAGTATCGCGTGTACGTCTCCGTCGCGAGCGGGAGGATCGTCAAGTTCCGGGCCGGGGACGACGACCGGGGGCACGACGACCGCGGTCACCACGGCCGCGGTCACGACGACCGCGGTCACCACGGCCGCGGTCACGACGACTGA
- a CDS encoding serine/threonine-protein kinase encodes MASHARQLLADRYKLLTPFRRDSGGIMWQAHDLRLKRDVAIKEVQPPYRVDVADLAAARRQALREARSAARLSHPAVITVHDLLEDKGRLWIVTELLQGLTLADTVRHLGRLPVHWAAWVGFQLLSGVRHAHSLGVVHGDIRPANVMLTEDRVVLTDFGIAAFDRDPAGSSTVPVARSGAYLAPERLRGNSLAPSADLWSFGATLYCGVEGRPPYPAMSPLPAEVLLGRSPEPPRRAGPLRPLLEGLLRHDPDERLTVDQAMHVLVEVLRRQGIPAATPGRTAGELPSRAAPRQSREHPYGRAPAHGSPRAPGELTAGRLYDVDQPQEDSPYWPAPTTRPRRHRNGPPAP; translated from the coding sequence ATGGCATCGCACGCACGGCAACTGCTGGCGGATCGGTACAAGCTGCTGACACCCTTCCGGCGGGACTCCGGGGGGATCATGTGGCAGGCCCATGATCTCCGCCTCAAGCGCGATGTCGCGATCAAGGAAGTGCAGCCGCCGTACCGCGTGGACGTGGCCGACCTGGCCGCCGCCCGCCGGCAGGCGCTGCGGGAAGCCCGCTCCGCGGCACGGCTCAGTCACCCGGCCGTCATCACGGTGCACGACCTGCTGGAGGACAAGGGCCGGCTCTGGATCGTCACCGAGCTCCTGCAGGGCCTCACGCTGGCCGACACCGTGCGCCACCTCGGGCGGCTTCCGGTCCACTGGGCCGCCTGGGTGGGTTTCCAGCTCCTGTCGGGCGTGCGGCACGCGCACTCGCTGGGCGTCGTCCACGGGGACATCCGGCCGGCCAACGTGATGCTGACCGAGGACCGGGTGGTGCTGACCGACTTCGGCATCGCCGCCTTCGACCGGGACCCGGCCGGGTCGTCGACCGTGCCGGTGGCGCGGTCCGGCGCCTACCTCGCCCCCGAGCGGCTGCGCGGGAACTCCCTGGCTCCCTCCGCCGACCTGTGGTCGTTCGGCGCCACGCTCTACTGCGGGGTCGAGGGACGGCCGCCGTACCCGGCCATGAGCCCGCTGCCGGCCGAGGTGCTGCTCGGCCGCAGCCCCGAGCCCCCGCGCCGGGCGGGCCCGTTGCGTCCGCTGCTGGAGGGCCTACTGCGGCACGACCCGGACGAACGGCTCACCGTCGACCAGGCGATGCACGTGCTGGTGGAGGTGTTGCGGCGGCAGGGCATCCCGGCCGCGACGCCGGGCCGGACGGCGGGCGAGCTGCCGAGCCGGGCCGCGCCCAGGCAGAGCAGGGAGCACCCCTACGGCCGGGCCCCCGCGCACGGATCGCCGCGGGCCCCCGGAGAGCTCACGGCCGGGCGCCTTTACGACGTAGATCAGCCGCAGGAGGACTCGCCCTACTGGCCGGCCCCCACGACCCGCCCCCGCCGGCACCGCAACGGCCCCCCGGCGCCCTGA
- a CDS encoding ubiquitin-like protein Pup, whose translation MATKETGGQKQTGRQEHEVEETEAQASPDVQERQEKLTDDVDAILDEIDEVLEENAEEFVRSYVQKGGQ comes from the coding sequence ATGGCGACCAAGGAGACCGGCGGCCAGAAGCAGACTGGGCGTCAGGAGCACGAAGTCGAGGAGACCGAGGCGCAGGCGTCCCCGGACGTCCAGGAGCGCCAGGAGAAGCTCACCGACGACGTCGACGCGATCCTGGACGAGATCGACGAGGTCCTCGAGGAGAACGCGGAGGAGTTCGTCCGTTCCTACGTGCAGAAGGGCGGACAGTAA
- a CDS encoding glycoside hydrolase family 38 N-terminal domain-containing protein, with the protein MEPSVTPSRASADSGEIVVVPHTHWDREWYLPFQRFRVGLVRVLDEVLDAMAADPAYRFTMDGQLAAVEDYLEIRPERRGDVARFVAEGRLAVGPWLILADEFLCSGETLLRNLEYGMRGAAALGGAMPVGYLPDQFGHCAQMPQILSLAGLRAACLWRGVPAHVDRDTFDWTGADGTTITTRYLPGGYGNGFGLFTGPAEGMPDRVAAFVSDAQDWAADGTLLAMCGADHSAPAREITASGLRVATLAEALDGLHPPGDGLPRVTGELRSHARANLLPGVISARVPLKQAMARAERVLTRYAEPLSALWLTDRRACERLIDMAWRSVIACGGHDSVTGCGSDETAQQVAARMAEAGQTAQAVVDLVAASLAGAAPKGALVVVNPSPFERTGLVLADLPEDRASLADGRGRPVPADVPVQRLEHAATLLDETVMDDLSLLLGRVHERELYGHEIVSWAAADGEFTVTVSRHASGAYAYEDLRRAVLEAGPGPWVVRTVAEPVVTVAALVTVPPLGRVVLTTRPVEPREPSPVAGALRTDPYGFEPVLDNGLLRVRVADDGTLSLRGADGVEVHGAGRIVHGGDAGDTYNYAPPPGDRLLDRPSRVTVEEICSGPLIGVYEITRGYDWPAGAGDDDGDAATVPADVTTRVELRAGEPFARCEITMDVRCRDHRIRWHAPLPRAAAESYAEGQLAVVRRGLTAEGGGGERPIPTFPAESFAAAGGLAVLLDHVTEYEITESGTGMALTLVRSVGYLSRNRNPCRDEPAGPEVPAPAAQCQGPLTVRFAVLPYAGEWHDAGLPRLAEEFRHDLLAVPGAGAGGARGAAGTGWDGRLSVGGDGVVMTALRERDGRLEVRLVAEHPRATEAVVRGDFTAAWTAGVLGSPLSPLEVSRDEGASWRTVRVPLRPFEIATVHLAGP; encoded by the coding sequence GTGGAGCCGTCGGTCACGCCGAGCAGAGCGTCCGCGGATAGCGGCGAGATCGTGGTGGTCCCGCACACGCACTGGGACCGCGAGTGGTATCTGCCCTTCCAGCGGTTCCGCGTCGGCCTGGTGCGGGTGCTCGACGAGGTCCTGGACGCCATGGCCGCCGACCCCGCCTACCGCTTCACGATGGACGGCCAGCTCGCCGCGGTCGAGGACTACCTGGAGATCCGCCCGGAACGCCGCGGCGACGTCGCCCGCTTCGTCGCCGAGGGGCGGCTCGCCGTCGGGCCCTGGCTGATCCTCGCCGACGAGTTCCTGTGCTCGGGCGAGACCCTGCTGCGCAACCTGGAGTACGGCATGCGGGGGGCGGCCGCGCTCGGCGGCGCCATGCCGGTCGGGTACCTGCCCGACCAGTTCGGCCACTGCGCCCAGATGCCGCAGATCCTGTCGCTGGCGGGGCTGCGCGCGGCGTGCCTGTGGCGGGGCGTGCCCGCGCACGTGGACCGCGACACCTTCGACTGGACCGGCGCCGACGGCACGACGATCACGACCAGGTACCTGCCCGGCGGGTACGGCAACGGCTTCGGCCTGTTCACCGGCCCGGCCGAGGGGATGCCGGACCGTGTGGCGGCCTTCGTCTCGGACGCGCAGGACTGGGCGGCGGACGGGACGCTGCTGGCGATGTGCGGCGCGGACCACTCGGCGCCCGCCCGTGAGATCACCGCGTCCGGACTCCGGGTCGCCACTCTCGCCGAAGCCCTGGACGGCCTTCACCCGCCGGGCGACGGGCTGCCGCGTGTGACGGGCGAGCTGCGCTCGCACGCGCGGGCCAACCTCCTGCCCGGCGTGATCTCGGCCCGGGTGCCGCTGAAGCAGGCCATGGCGCGGGCCGAGCGGGTCCTCACCCGCTACGCCGAGCCGCTGTCCGCGCTGTGGCTCACCGACCGTCGGGCGTGCGAGCGCCTGATCGACATGGCCTGGCGGTCGGTCATCGCCTGCGGCGGGCACGACTCGGTCACCGGGTGCGGCTCCGACGAGACCGCCCAGCAGGTGGCCGCGAGGATGGCCGAGGCCGGGCAGACGGCCCAGGCGGTGGTGGACCTGGTCGCGGCGTCCCTCGCCGGGGCCGCGCCGAAGGGCGCGCTCGTCGTCGTCAACCCGTCCCCGTTCGAGCGGACCGGCCTGGTGCTCGCCGACCTGCCGGAGGACCGCGCGTCGCTGGCGGACGGCCGCGGGCGTCCCGTCCCCGCCGACGTTCCCGTGCAGCGGCTCGAACACGCCGCGACCCTGCTCGACGAGACCGTCATGGACGACCTCTCCCTGCTGCTCGGGCGCGTCCACGAGCGGGAGCTGTACGGCCACGAGATCGTCTCCTGGGCCGCCGCGGACGGCGAGTTCACCGTCACCGTGAGCCGCCACGCGTCCGGCGCGTACGCGTACGAGGACCTGCGCCGGGCCGTCCTGGAGGCCGGCCCGGGGCCGTGGGTCGTCCGCACGGTGGCCGAGCCCGTGGTCACCGTGGCCGCGCTGGTCACCGTGCCGCCGCTGGGCCGCGTGGTCCTCACGACACGTCCGGTCGAGCCCCGCGAGCCCTCCCCCGTCGCGGGCGCCCTGCGGACCGACCCGTACGGGTTCGAGCCGGTGCTGGACAACGGTCTGCTGCGGGTGCGCGTGGCGGACGACGGGACGCTGTCCCTGCGCGGGGCGGACGGCGTGGAGGTCCACGGCGCCGGGCGGATCGTCCACGGCGGGGACGCCGGGGACACCTACAATTACGCGCCGCCGCCCGGCGACCGGCTCCTCGACCGGCCCTCCCGCGTCACCGTCGAGGAGATCTGCTCGGGACCGCTGATTGGCGTGTACGAGATCACCCGGGGGTACGACTGGCCGGCCGGCGCGGGCGACGATGACGGCGACGCCGCGACCGTGCCGGCGGACGTCACGACCCGGGTGGAGCTCAGGGCGGGCGAGCCGTTCGCGCGGTGCGAGATCACCATGGACGTGCGCTGCCGCGACCACCGGATCCGCTGGCACGCGCCGCTGCCCCGGGCGGCGGCCGAGTCGTACGCGGAGGGACAGCTCGCCGTGGTGCGGCGCGGCCTGACCGCCGAGGGCGGGGGCGGGGAGCGGCCGATCCCGACCTTCCCCGCCGAGTCCTTCGCCGCGGCCGGCGGCCTGGCCGTGCTGCTCGACCACGTCACCGAGTACGAGATCACCGAGAGTGGGACCGGGATGGCGCTCACGCTCGTGCGGTCCGTCGGGTATCTGTCCAGGAACCGCAACCCCTGCCGCGACGAGCCCGCGGGGCCCGAGGTGCCGGCCCCGGCGGCCCAGTGCCAGGGGCCGCTGACCGTGCGCTTCGCCGTCCTGCCGTACGCGGGCGAGTGGCACGACGCGGGGCTGCCGCGGCTCGCGGAGGAGTTCCGTCACGACCTGCTCGCCGTACCGGGCGCCGGCGCGGGCGGCGCGCGCGGTGCGGCCGGGACGGGCTGGGACGGCCGTCTGTCGGTCGGCGGGGACGGCGTCGTGATGACCGCCCTGCGCGAGCGGGACGGACGGCTGGAGGTCCGCCTGGTGGCCGAGCATCCCAGGGCCACCGAGGCGGTCGTACGGGGAGATTTCACCGCGGCCTGGACGGCCGGCGTGCTGGGCTCTCCCCTGAGCCCTCTGGAGGTGTCCCGCGACGAGGGGGCCTCATGGCGGACGGTGCGCGTCCCGCTCAGGCCCTTCGAGATCGCGACCGTTCATCTCGCCGGTCCGTGA
- a CDS encoding Gfo/Idh/MocA family protein: protein METVKVGIAGLGVVAQVVYLPLLARRRDLFRVTAVCDLDRGHAETVGREACVPAYDDPWAMLDEGGFDALIVLTPGSHGPLVRAALERGLWVLCEKPLAYSRAELSGLSGERLMTGYMKQYDPASQRLLEALHEAGGPGVVRHLDATVLHPSQESQLLFARTRPGHPSPERTAPYAEADDRALTAALGTSSERLRRLYAEVLLGSLCHELSLIRLFIGSPDTVDHVAVWPVEAFPPSLEVSGTLPVEGSGRYGLRWHYLPSYPAYHEVMTLHHEHGSLELRFPSPYMLNTPTRLTVTCRVGTTERTVVSEDVAEAFERQLRAFHRFVTQDEPPLTGLDGALEDIVTAQRIVHRYARWAGVPIGGECAQEVTGAPREATAGAGVSSYAEEGASGAVGHAEQSVRG from the coding sequence GTGGAGACGGTGAAGGTGGGGATCGCCGGGCTCGGCGTGGTCGCGCAGGTCGTCTACCTGCCGCTGCTGGCGCGGCGGCGCGACCTGTTCCGGGTCACCGCCGTGTGCGACCTCGATCGCGGGCACGCGGAGACGGTGGGCCGCGAGGCGTGCGTCCCGGCGTACGACGACCCGTGGGCGATGCTGGACGAGGGCGGGTTCGACGCGCTGATCGTGCTCACCCCGGGCTCCCACGGGCCGCTGGTGCGGGCCGCGCTCGAACGCGGCCTGTGGGTGCTGTGCGAGAAGCCCCTCGCCTACAGCCGGGCCGAGCTGAGCGGCCTGTCCGGCGAACGGCTGATGACCGGCTACATGAAGCAGTACGACCCGGCCTCCCAGCGGCTGCTGGAGGCGCTGCACGAGGCCGGCGGGCCGGGCGTCGTCCGGCACCTGGACGCCACCGTGCTGCACCCGTCGCAGGAGTCCCAGCTGCTGTTCGCCCGCACGCGGCCCGGGCACCCCTCCCCCGAGCGGACGGCCCCCTACGCGGAGGCCGACGACCGGGCGCTCACCGCCGCGCTCGGCACCTCGTCGGAGCGGCTGCGGCGGCTGTACGCCGAGGTCCTGCTGGGCAGCCTCTGCCACGAGCTGTCGCTGATACGGCTGTTCATCGGATCTCCGGACACGGTCGACCACGTGGCCGTGTGGCCGGTGGAGGCCTTCCCGCCGTCGCTGGAGGTGAGCGGGACACTGCCCGTCGAGGGCTCCGGCAGGTACGGCCTGCGGTGGCACTACCTGCCGAGCTACCCGGCCTACCACGAGGTCATGACCCTGCATCACGAGCACGGCTCGCTGGAGCTGCGCTTCCCCTCGCCGTACATGCTGAACACGCCCACCCGGCTGACGGTCACCTGCCGCGTCGGCACCACCGAGCGGACGGTCGTCAGCGAGGACGTGGCCGAGGCGTTCGAGCGGCAGCTGCGCGCCTTCCACCGCTTCGTCACCCAGGACGAACCGCCGCTCACCGGACTCGACGGGGCCCTGGAGGATATCGTCACGGCGCAGCGGATCGTGCACCGGTACGCGCGCTGGGCCGGCGTCCCCATCGGCGGGGAGTGCGCCCAGGAGGTCACCGGCGCCCCCCGGGAGGCGACCGCCGGGGCCGGCGTCAGCAGCTACGCCGAGGAGGGCGCGAGTGGAGCCGTCGGTCACGCCGAGCAGAGCGTCCGCGGATAG